A window of Mangifera indica cultivar Alphonso chromosome 11, CATAS_Mindica_2.1, whole genome shotgun sequence contains these coding sequences:
- the LOC123229187 gene encoding putative 1-phosphatidylinositol-3-phosphate 5-kinase FAB1D isoform X2: MCCMCHYCGAELRKVSEEQRKQENGNPLRLNGEGPIWSCGLCREKKEREYMKQDKLSLYSTPMISPTTSLSSSDRSFSSCSDLSVDGNSYDRSEQGETTTNNNQEDLSFRLNAQMQNSHLEGPVNGLDRSNKIACDSLKHSSSGNDIDIMRDVEILSPSKAQEPKVNSLESISRSDNNGSEQEKDASIWEPPEAENPEDDAEGGVGYDDDDDNDDGFGDGTKWGKPSSLSDVREEGSGKYKSKEKKQRAMEAVMSGKFKAIVNQLLKSVGVASSEKDGESWVEIVTLLSWEAASSLKPDAIDKAMDPNHYIKVKCIATGYRSQSEVIKGLVFKKHAAHKHMPTKYTKPRLLLVRGVLGQSSSGLLSFHAMEQEKGQVKSVMEMIEICNPNVVLVEKTVSRDIQESILVKGMTLVLDMKLHRLERVARCTGAPIVSAETLTSQKLKHCDSFHIEKFIEEHAGFTESGKRPSKTLMFIEGCPTRLGCTVLLKGSNSDELKRIKYVVQCAFVLAYHLILETSFLVDQRAMFSTIPFAEVADVLPTDQQYPASENSKSSVPCLEDTTVEKGSSAIDIPISDGLHEDTTDADSGLEGQSVLSLEPYNPAIFSGFSSLSASLKKVIGDNFPLANAASYQSLSSLFGFNGKVPNGKVTELHPVSKVDDTHPYEMEAKSISDGEKLSEEHGQSPSMSGVQILTEEPGQSPSMPDKEKASVNTRKDYGNDENQGKSEEDASAALDSQSILVLVSSRNAFRDTICEQSHFSHIMFYKNFDIPLGKFLQDNLLNQRTQCATCGELPEAHFYYYAHHKKQLTIQVKRLPDRKRSPGEVEGKIWMWSRCGKCKSKIGVSKSTKRVLICTAACSLSFGKFLELSFSHHSSSDSASSCGHSVSRDFLYFFGLGPMVAMFSYSPVITYTVSVPPQKLEFSHSVTKEWLKEEVWNLYTKGMTLFTEVESSLKQIGSRLMGSKLNIRGSLKELSVVLEILKQECAAFKVDFQNAVAENGNPDETVHKLLSLNRLRWEILLESCIWDRRLHSLIWPDPTVVITTGATEKVVQEQSKSKMEGPTVGNEGSENDARNGDKFSNGCGDMKDKLDLSAEANEGVIKEIPIDGLVTEFKEHEDMYKKASIVSEDVRTPAVGCLRPNSLTSDDFTVRNNGAAQNHSGDNDFQAEKVPLPDNLKGYGTISNFAETANGHSPVDSNASENSISERLSNLEKVNGWVWMPFSELRQIYMRDLQKGYVPKFEHVSRYTLENLPALNHIITEEGSRLHVPLGTDNYMVSDYEGELSSIIACALSLLKDLPVSAALIGAENRKDSEMPVKTTERFYSLSRIPTIKCPQSINGTTDSDSVHPALSISSDDSRFSSFDGLNLLESLIPPEILSPEVSFGVAKTLGKSKFSVKCLYANQFRDLRSRCCPSEIDYIGSLSRCRNWDAKGGKSKSLFAKTLDDRFIIKEIKKTEFDSFDKFALHYFKYMNESFELGNQTCLAKVLGIYQVTVRQTKSGKETRHDVMVMENLTFGRNISRQYDLKGALHARYSSVVDGSGNVLLDQNFVNDMNSSPLYVSNKAKRILQRAVWNDTTFLNSIDVMDYSLLVGVDSERQELVCGIIDYLRQYTWDKHLETWVKSSLAPKNVLPTVISPIEYKKRFRKFMSTHFLSVPDHWCSEESQDPCKLCCTNDDISPQES; the protein is encoded by the exons ATGTGTTGTATGTGCCATTATTGTGGTGCTGAACTGAGAAAGGTGAGTGAGGAACAGAGAAAACAGGAGAATGGAAATCCTTTGAGATTAAACGGTGAAGGCCCCATTTGGTCCTGTGGACTCTGTagggagaagaaagaaagagaatacaTGAAGCAGGATAAATTGAGTCTGTATTCAACACCAATGATCAGTCCTACAACTTCCTTGTCAAGCAGTGATCGCTCTTTCTCAAGCTGCA GTGATTTGTCTGTTGATGGGAACTCGTATGACCG GAGTGAACAAGGGGAAACTACAACAAACAATAATCAAGAGGATCTTAGTTTTAGGTTGAATGCCCAGATGCAAAACTCACACTTAGAAGGTCCGGTGAATGGACTTGATAGATCAAACAAAATAGCTTGTGACAGTTTAAAACATAGCAGTAGTGGCAATGATATTGACATAATGAGAGATGTTGAAATATTGTCACCTAGCAAAGCTCAAGAACCAAAGGTTAACAGTCTTGAAAGTATTAGTAGATCCGACAATAATGGATCTGAACAAGAAAAGGATGCTAGTATTTGGGAACCTCCAGAAGCAGAAAACCCGGAAGATGACGCTGAGGGTGGTGTGggttatgatgatgatgatgataatgatgatggaTTTGGTGATGGCACAAAGTGGGGTAAGCCAAGTTCTTTAAGTGATGTCAGAGAAGAAGGCAGTGGGAAATACAAGtctaaagagaaaaaacaaagagCAATGGAAGCAGTGATGAGTGGTAAGTTCAAGGCCATAGTGAATCAACTTCTCAAATCTGTTGGTGTTGCCTCTTCTGAAAAAGATGGAGAAAGTTGGGTGGAAATAGTTACCTTGTTATCATGGGAAGCTGCTTCCTCTTTGAAGCCTGATGCTATAGATAAAGCAATGGATCCAAACCACTACATAAAAGTAAAATGCATTGCAACTGGTTACCGGAGCCAAAG TGAGGTAATCAAAGGTTTGGTTTTCAAAAAGCATGCTGCGCACAAGCATATGCCAACCAAATACACGAAGCCTAGGCTGTTACTGGTCCGGGGCGTGCTTGGTCAGTCTTCAAGTGGGTTGTTATCATTTCATGCAATGGAGCAG GAAAAGGGTCAAGTGAAATCTGTGATGGAGATGATAGAAATCTGCAATCCAAATGTGGTTCTAGTTGAAAAAACAGTTTCCCGTGATATCCAAGAGTCTATTCTTGTGAAAGGAATGACATTAGTCTTAGACATGAAGCTCCATCGACTAGAGCGAGTTGCTCGTTGTACTGGTGCACCAATTGTATCAGCTGAGACATTGACAAGTCAAAAGCTAAAGCATTGTGATTCTTTTCACATAGAAAAATTCATAGAAGAACATGCTGGGTTTACTGAAAGTGGAAAGCGGCCAAGTAAAACATTGATGTTCATTGAGGGCTGTCCAACACGACTGGGCTGTACA GTTTTGTTGAAAGGAAGCAACAGCGATGAATTGAAGAGGATTAAATATGTGGTACAATGTGCTTTTGTCTTGGCATATCATTTAATTCTTGAAACATCTTTCCTTGTTGATCAGAGAGCAATGTTTTCTACCATTCCTTTTGCTGAAGTAGCAGATGTCTTGCCAACAGATCAACAGTACCCTGCTTCAGAAAATAGTAAATCTAGTGTTCCATGTCTTGAAGATACTACAGTTGAAAAAGGGTCAAGTGCAATTGATATTCCCATTTCCGATGGGTTGCATGAAGATACTACCGATGCAGATAGTGGATTAGAAGGACAGTCCGTCTTGTCTTTAGAGCCATACAACCCAGCTATATTTTCTGGCTTCTCATCTCTCTCAGCCTCTCTAAAGAAAGTCATAGGGGATAATTTCCCTCTTGCCAATGCTGCCTCTTATCAGTCCCTATCATCGTTATTTGGTTTTAATGGAAAGGTTCCCAATGGTAAGGTCACAGAATTGCATCCGGTTTCAAAAGTTGATGATACACACCCGTATGAAATGGAAGCTAAAAGTATCTCTGATGGGGAGAAATTATCCGAAGAACATGGACAATCACCATCTATGTCTGGTGTACAGATATTAACAGAGGAACCTGGGCAGTCACCATCTATGCCTGATAAAGAGAAAGCCTCTGTGAACACTAGGAAAGATTATGGCAATGATGAAAATCAAGGGAAAAGTGAAGAGGATGCAAGTGCAGCATTGGATTCTCAGAGTATTTTGGTTTTGGTGTCCAGCCGGAATGCTTTCAGGGATACTATTTGTGAGCAAAGCCATTTTTCTCACATCATGTTCTACAAGAATTTTGATATTCCTCTTGGAAAATTTCTTCAAGATAATTTACTCAATCAG AGAACCCAGTGTGCCACATGTGGTGAATTGCCTGAAGCTCACTTTTACTATTATGCGCATCATAAGAAGCAGCTGACAATACAAGTGAAGCGGCTTCCTGATAGAAAACGCTCGCCTGGAGAAGTGGAAGGAAAAATTTGGATGTGGAGTCGCTGTGGTAAATGTAAATCTAAGATTGGAGTTTCAAAATCAACTAAGAGAGTGTTGATTTGCACTGCTGCCTGTAGTCTGTCGTTTGGAAAGTTTTTGGAGCTCAGCTTTTCTCACCATTCTTCATCTGATAGTGCCTCAAGCTGTGGGCATTCTGTGAGCAGGGACTTCCTGTACTTTTTTGG ATTAGGTCCAATGGTTGCAATGTTCAGTTACTCTCCAGTCATAACTTATACTGTGTCTGTCCCACCACAAAAGCTGGAGTTCAGCCATTCAGTCACTAAAGAATGGCTCAAGGAAGAAGTTTGGAAT ttATACACCAAAGGGATGACGCTGTTCACAGAAGTTGAAAGTTCTTTAAAGCAGATAGGATCTCGGTTGATGGGCTCAAAGCTGAACATCCGAGGCTCATTGAAAGAATTATCAGTTGTATTAGAGATTTTGAAGCAGGAATGTGCTGCCTTTAAG GTGGATTTTCAAAATGCTGTCGCTGAGAATGGGAATCCAGATGAAACTGTCCATAAACTTCTCAGTTTGAACAGATTACGATGGGAGATTCTGCTTGAATCATGCATTTGGGATAGGCGTCTGCATTCACTGATCTGGCCTGATCCTACAGTGGTCATTACTACTGGTGCCACTGAGAAAGTGGTGCAAGAGCAATCAAAGTCAAAGATGGAGGGACCAACTGTAGGGAATGAAGGATCAGAAAATGATGCTAGAAACGGTGACAAGTTTTCCAATGGTTGTGGCGATATGAAAGATAAATTGGATTTATCAGCTGAAGCAAATGAAGGTGTTATCAAGGAAATTCCAATTGATGGTCTTGTGACAGAATTCAAAGAACATGAGGATATGTATAAGAAGGCATCTATTGTGTCAGAGGATGTTAGGACACCAGCTGTTGGTTGTTTAAGACCTAACAGTTTGACCAGTGATGACTTTACTGTGAGAAATAATGGTGCTGCTCAAAATCATTCAGGTGATAATGATTTTCAAGCAGAGAAAGTTCCTTTGCCTGACAACTTGAAAGGGTATGGAACCATTTCAAATTTTGCAGAGACTGCAAATGGTCATTCTCCAGTTGATTCAAATGCATCTGAGAACAGTATCTCAGAGAGGTTATCCAACTTAGAAAAAGTGAATGGGTGGGTCTGGATGCCATTTTCAGAACTCCGACAGATATACATGAGGGATCTTCAGAAGGGATATGTGCCAAAATTTGAACATGTCAGTAGATACACTCTTGAAAACTTGCCTGctctcaatcatataataactgAGGAAGGCTCACGGCTACACGTCCCTCTGGGAACTGATAATTATATGGTGTCAGACTATGAGGGTGAACTCTCAAGCATAATTGCTTGCGCACTGTCCTTGTTGAAAGATCTACCTGTATCAGCAGCTTTAATAGGTGCAGAAAATAGGAAAGATAGTGAAATGCCTGTCAAAACAACTGAACGCTTTTATAGCCTGTCACGAATTCCCACCATAAAATGTCCACAGTCTATAAATGGGACTACAGATTCAGATTCAGTCCACCCTGCACTAAGCATTTCTTCGGATGATTCACGCTTCTCAAGTTTTGATGGATTGAATTTGTTGGAATCTTTGATTCCTCCTGAAATCCTTAGCCCAGAGGTTTCTTTCGGGGTTGCAAAAACACTTGGAAAGAGTAAATTCTCTGTCAAGTGTCTATATGCAAACCAGTTCCGTGATCTACGGAGTCGATGCTGCCCATCTGAGATTGATTATATCGGTTCTCTCAGCCGTTGTAGAAACTGGGATGCCAAAGGCGGAAAGAGCAAATCCCTCTTTGCGAAAACACTTGATGATAGGTTCATTATTAAGGAAATTAAGAAGActgaatttgattcatttgacaAGTTTGCCCTGCACTACTTCAAGTACATGAATGAGTCATTTGAATTAGGAAATCAAACTTGCCTTGCCAAAGTTCTTGGTATTTATCAG GTAACTGTAAGACAGACAAAAAGTGGGAAAGAGACGAGACATGATGTGATGGTTATGGAGAATCTTACCTTCGGTCGGAATATTTCTCGCCAGTATGATCTGAAAGGGGCTCTACATGCTCGATATAGTTCAGTTGTTGATGGTTCAGGGAATGTTCTTTTGGATCAGAATTTTGTCAATGACATGAATTCCTCCCCCTTATATGTTAGTAATAAAGCGAAGCGTATCTTGCAACGAGCTGTTTGGAATGACACAACTTTCCTGAAT TCGATAGATGTGATGGACTATTCTTTACTTGTTGGGGTAGATAGTGAGCGCCAAGAGCTTGTATGTGGTATCATAGATTATCTGAGGCAGTATACCTGGGACAAGCACCTAGAAACGTGGGTTAAGTCTTCTCTCGCTCCTAAAAATGTGCTGCCCACTGTTATTTCTCCGATAGAGTACAAGAAAAGATTCAGAAAGTTCATGTCTACACACTTCCTGAGTGTTCCAGACCATTGGTGCTCGGAAGAATCACAAGACCCGTGTAAACTCTGTTGCACCAATGATGACATATCTCCCCAGGAGTCCTAA
- the LOC123229187 gene encoding putative 1-phosphatidylinositol-3-phosphate 5-kinase FAB1D isoform X1 — MCCMCHYCGAELRKVSEEQRKQENGNPLRLNGEGPIWSCGLCREKKEREYMKQDKLSLYSTPMISPTTSLSSSDRSFSSCSDLSVDGNSYDRSEQGETTTNNNQEDLSFRLNAQMQNSHLEGPVNGLDRSNKIACDSLKHSSSGNDIDIMRDVEILSPSKAQEPKVNSLESISRSDNNGSEQEKDASIWEPPEAENPEDDAEGGVGYDDDDDNDDGFGDGTKWGKPSSLSDVREEGSGKYKSKEKKQRAMEAVMSGKFKAIVNQLLKSVGVASSEKDGESWVEIVTLLSWEAASSLKPDAIDKAMDPNHYIKVKCIATGYRSQSEVIKGLVFKKHAAHKHMPTKYTKPRLLLVRGVLGQSSSGLLSFHAMEQQEKGQVKSVMEMIEICNPNVVLVEKTVSRDIQESILVKGMTLVLDMKLHRLERVARCTGAPIVSAETLTSQKLKHCDSFHIEKFIEEHAGFTESGKRPSKTLMFIEGCPTRLGCTVLLKGSNSDELKRIKYVVQCAFVLAYHLILETSFLVDQRAMFSTIPFAEVADVLPTDQQYPASENSKSSVPCLEDTTVEKGSSAIDIPISDGLHEDTTDADSGLEGQSVLSLEPYNPAIFSGFSSLSASLKKVIGDNFPLANAASYQSLSSLFGFNGKVPNGKVTELHPVSKVDDTHPYEMEAKSISDGEKLSEEHGQSPSMSGVQILTEEPGQSPSMPDKEKASVNTRKDYGNDENQGKSEEDASAALDSQSILVLVSSRNAFRDTICEQSHFSHIMFYKNFDIPLGKFLQDNLLNQRTQCATCGELPEAHFYYYAHHKKQLTIQVKRLPDRKRSPGEVEGKIWMWSRCGKCKSKIGVSKSTKRVLICTAACSLSFGKFLELSFSHHSSSDSASSCGHSVSRDFLYFFGLGPMVAMFSYSPVITYTVSVPPQKLEFSHSVTKEWLKEEVWNLYTKGMTLFTEVESSLKQIGSRLMGSKLNIRGSLKELSVVLEILKQECAAFKVDFQNAVAENGNPDETVHKLLSLNRLRWEILLESCIWDRRLHSLIWPDPTVVITTGATEKVVQEQSKSKMEGPTVGNEGSENDARNGDKFSNGCGDMKDKLDLSAEANEGVIKEIPIDGLVTEFKEHEDMYKKASIVSEDVRTPAVGCLRPNSLTSDDFTVRNNGAAQNHSGDNDFQAEKVPLPDNLKGYGTISNFAETANGHSPVDSNASENSISERLSNLEKVNGWVWMPFSELRQIYMRDLQKGYVPKFEHVSRYTLENLPALNHIITEEGSRLHVPLGTDNYMVSDYEGELSSIIACALSLLKDLPVSAALIGAENRKDSEMPVKTTERFYSLSRIPTIKCPQSINGTTDSDSVHPALSISSDDSRFSSFDGLNLLESLIPPEILSPEVSFGVAKTLGKSKFSVKCLYANQFRDLRSRCCPSEIDYIGSLSRCRNWDAKGGKSKSLFAKTLDDRFIIKEIKKTEFDSFDKFALHYFKYMNESFELGNQTCLAKVLGIYQVTVRQTKSGKETRHDVMVMENLTFGRNISRQYDLKGALHARYSSVVDGSGNVLLDQNFVNDMNSSPLYVSNKAKRILQRAVWNDTTFLNSIDVMDYSLLVGVDSERQELVCGIIDYLRQYTWDKHLETWVKSSLAPKNVLPTVISPIEYKKRFRKFMSTHFLSVPDHWCSEESQDPCKLCCTNDDISPQES, encoded by the exons ATGTGTTGTATGTGCCATTATTGTGGTGCTGAACTGAGAAAGGTGAGTGAGGAACAGAGAAAACAGGAGAATGGAAATCCTTTGAGATTAAACGGTGAAGGCCCCATTTGGTCCTGTGGACTCTGTagggagaagaaagaaagagaatacaTGAAGCAGGATAAATTGAGTCTGTATTCAACACCAATGATCAGTCCTACAACTTCCTTGTCAAGCAGTGATCGCTCTTTCTCAAGCTGCA GTGATTTGTCTGTTGATGGGAACTCGTATGACCG GAGTGAACAAGGGGAAACTACAACAAACAATAATCAAGAGGATCTTAGTTTTAGGTTGAATGCCCAGATGCAAAACTCACACTTAGAAGGTCCGGTGAATGGACTTGATAGATCAAACAAAATAGCTTGTGACAGTTTAAAACATAGCAGTAGTGGCAATGATATTGACATAATGAGAGATGTTGAAATATTGTCACCTAGCAAAGCTCAAGAACCAAAGGTTAACAGTCTTGAAAGTATTAGTAGATCCGACAATAATGGATCTGAACAAGAAAAGGATGCTAGTATTTGGGAACCTCCAGAAGCAGAAAACCCGGAAGATGACGCTGAGGGTGGTGTGggttatgatgatgatgatgataatgatgatggaTTTGGTGATGGCACAAAGTGGGGTAAGCCAAGTTCTTTAAGTGATGTCAGAGAAGAAGGCAGTGGGAAATACAAGtctaaagagaaaaaacaaagagCAATGGAAGCAGTGATGAGTGGTAAGTTCAAGGCCATAGTGAATCAACTTCTCAAATCTGTTGGTGTTGCCTCTTCTGAAAAAGATGGAGAAAGTTGGGTGGAAATAGTTACCTTGTTATCATGGGAAGCTGCTTCCTCTTTGAAGCCTGATGCTATAGATAAAGCAATGGATCCAAACCACTACATAAAAGTAAAATGCATTGCAACTGGTTACCGGAGCCAAAG TGAGGTAATCAAAGGTTTGGTTTTCAAAAAGCATGCTGCGCACAAGCATATGCCAACCAAATACACGAAGCCTAGGCTGTTACTGGTCCGGGGCGTGCTTGGTCAGTCTTCAAGTGGGTTGTTATCATTTCATGCAATGGAGCAG CAGGAAAAGGGTCAAGTGAAATCTGTGATGGAGATGATAGAAATCTGCAATCCAAATGTGGTTCTAGTTGAAAAAACAGTTTCCCGTGATATCCAAGAGTCTATTCTTGTGAAAGGAATGACATTAGTCTTAGACATGAAGCTCCATCGACTAGAGCGAGTTGCTCGTTGTACTGGTGCACCAATTGTATCAGCTGAGACATTGACAAGTCAAAAGCTAAAGCATTGTGATTCTTTTCACATAGAAAAATTCATAGAAGAACATGCTGGGTTTACTGAAAGTGGAAAGCGGCCAAGTAAAACATTGATGTTCATTGAGGGCTGTCCAACACGACTGGGCTGTACA GTTTTGTTGAAAGGAAGCAACAGCGATGAATTGAAGAGGATTAAATATGTGGTACAATGTGCTTTTGTCTTGGCATATCATTTAATTCTTGAAACATCTTTCCTTGTTGATCAGAGAGCAATGTTTTCTACCATTCCTTTTGCTGAAGTAGCAGATGTCTTGCCAACAGATCAACAGTACCCTGCTTCAGAAAATAGTAAATCTAGTGTTCCATGTCTTGAAGATACTACAGTTGAAAAAGGGTCAAGTGCAATTGATATTCCCATTTCCGATGGGTTGCATGAAGATACTACCGATGCAGATAGTGGATTAGAAGGACAGTCCGTCTTGTCTTTAGAGCCATACAACCCAGCTATATTTTCTGGCTTCTCATCTCTCTCAGCCTCTCTAAAGAAAGTCATAGGGGATAATTTCCCTCTTGCCAATGCTGCCTCTTATCAGTCCCTATCATCGTTATTTGGTTTTAATGGAAAGGTTCCCAATGGTAAGGTCACAGAATTGCATCCGGTTTCAAAAGTTGATGATACACACCCGTATGAAATGGAAGCTAAAAGTATCTCTGATGGGGAGAAATTATCCGAAGAACATGGACAATCACCATCTATGTCTGGTGTACAGATATTAACAGAGGAACCTGGGCAGTCACCATCTATGCCTGATAAAGAGAAAGCCTCTGTGAACACTAGGAAAGATTATGGCAATGATGAAAATCAAGGGAAAAGTGAAGAGGATGCAAGTGCAGCATTGGATTCTCAGAGTATTTTGGTTTTGGTGTCCAGCCGGAATGCTTTCAGGGATACTATTTGTGAGCAAAGCCATTTTTCTCACATCATGTTCTACAAGAATTTTGATATTCCTCTTGGAAAATTTCTTCAAGATAATTTACTCAATCAG AGAACCCAGTGTGCCACATGTGGTGAATTGCCTGAAGCTCACTTTTACTATTATGCGCATCATAAGAAGCAGCTGACAATACAAGTGAAGCGGCTTCCTGATAGAAAACGCTCGCCTGGAGAAGTGGAAGGAAAAATTTGGATGTGGAGTCGCTGTGGTAAATGTAAATCTAAGATTGGAGTTTCAAAATCAACTAAGAGAGTGTTGATTTGCACTGCTGCCTGTAGTCTGTCGTTTGGAAAGTTTTTGGAGCTCAGCTTTTCTCACCATTCTTCATCTGATAGTGCCTCAAGCTGTGGGCATTCTGTGAGCAGGGACTTCCTGTACTTTTTTGG ATTAGGTCCAATGGTTGCAATGTTCAGTTACTCTCCAGTCATAACTTATACTGTGTCTGTCCCACCACAAAAGCTGGAGTTCAGCCATTCAGTCACTAAAGAATGGCTCAAGGAAGAAGTTTGGAAT ttATACACCAAAGGGATGACGCTGTTCACAGAAGTTGAAAGTTCTTTAAAGCAGATAGGATCTCGGTTGATGGGCTCAAAGCTGAACATCCGAGGCTCATTGAAAGAATTATCAGTTGTATTAGAGATTTTGAAGCAGGAATGTGCTGCCTTTAAG GTGGATTTTCAAAATGCTGTCGCTGAGAATGGGAATCCAGATGAAACTGTCCATAAACTTCTCAGTTTGAACAGATTACGATGGGAGATTCTGCTTGAATCATGCATTTGGGATAGGCGTCTGCATTCACTGATCTGGCCTGATCCTACAGTGGTCATTACTACTGGTGCCACTGAGAAAGTGGTGCAAGAGCAATCAAAGTCAAAGATGGAGGGACCAACTGTAGGGAATGAAGGATCAGAAAATGATGCTAGAAACGGTGACAAGTTTTCCAATGGTTGTGGCGATATGAAAGATAAATTGGATTTATCAGCTGAAGCAAATGAAGGTGTTATCAAGGAAATTCCAATTGATGGTCTTGTGACAGAATTCAAAGAACATGAGGATATGTATAAGAAGGCATCTATTGTGTCAGAGGATGTTAGGACACCAGCTGTTGGTTGTTTAAGACCTAACAGTTTGACCAGTGATGACTTTACTGTGAGAAATAATGGTGCTGCTCAAAATCATTCAGGTGATAATGATTTTCAAGCAGAGAAAGTTCCTTTGCCTGACAACTTGAAAGGGTATGGAACCATTTCAAATTTTGCAGAGACTGCAAATGGTCATTCTCCAGTTGATTCAAATGCATCTGAGAACAGTATCTCAGAGAGGTTATCCAACTTAGAAAAAGTGAATGGGTGGGTCTGGATGCCATTTTCAGAACTCCGACAGATATACATGAGGGATCTTCAGAAGGGATATGTGCCAAAATTTGAACATGTCAGTAGATACACTCTTGAAAACTTGCCTGctctcaatcatataataactgAGGAAGGCTCACGGCTACACGTCCCTCTGGGAACTGATAATTATATGGTGTCAGACTATGAGGGTGAACTCTCAAGCATAATTGCTTGCGCACTGTCCTTGTTGAAAGATCTACCTGTATCAGCAGCTTTAATAGGTGCAGAAAATAGGAAAGATAGTGAAATGCCTGTCAAAACAACTGAACGCTTTTATAGCCTGTCACGAATTCCCACCATAAAATGTCCACAGTCTATAAATGGGACTACAGATTCAGATTCAGTCCACCCTGCACTAAGCATTTCTTCGGATGATTCACGCTTCTCAAGTTTTGATGGATTGAATTTGTTGGAATCTTTGATTCCTCCTGAAATCCTTAGCCCAGAGGTTTCTTTCGGGGTTGCAAAAACACTTGGAAAGAGTAAATTCTCTGTCAAGTGTCTATATGCAAACCAGTTCCGTGATCTACGGAGTCGATGCTGCCCATCTGAGATTGATTATATCGGTTCTCTCAGCCGTTGTAGAAACTGGGATGCCAAAGGCGGAAAGAGCAAATCCCTCTTTGCGAAAACACTTGATGATAGGTTCATTATTAAGGAAATTAAGAAGActgaatttgattcatttgacaAGTTTGCCCTGCACTACTTCAAGTACATGAATGAGTCATTTGAATTAGGAAATCAAACTTGCCTTGCCAAAGTTCTTGGTATTTATCAG GTAACTGTAAGACAGACAAAAAGTGGGAAAGAGACGAGACATGATGTGATGGTTATGGAGAATCTTACCTTCGGTCGGAATATTTCTCGCCAGTATGATCTGAAAGGGGCTCTACATGCTCGATATAGTTCAGTTGTTGATGGTTCAGGGAATGTTCTTTTGGATCAGAATTTTGTCAATGACATGAATTCCTCCCCCTTATATGTTAGTAATAAAGCGAAGCGTATCTTGCAACGAGCTGTTTGGAATGACACAACTTTCCTGAAT TCGATAGATGTGATGGACTATTCTTTACTTGTTGGGGTAGATAGTGAGCGCCAAGAGCTTGTATGTGGTATCATAGATTATCTGAGGCAGTATACCTGGGACAAGCACCTAGAAACGTGGGTTAAGTCTTCTCTCGCTCCTAAAAATGTGCTGCCCACTGTTATTTCTCCGATAGAGTACAAGAAAAGATTCAGAAAGTTCATGTCTACACACTTCCTGAGTGTTCCAGACCATTGGTGCTCGGAAGAATCACAAGACCCGTGTAAACTCTGTTGCACCAATGATGACATATCTCCCCAGGAGTCCTAA